The Rhodococcus sp. X156 genome window below encodes:
- the treS gene encoding maltose alpha-D-glucosyltransferase, with protein MSSNLGHSVPPEAHDAEGHLPEPSAEDFAHARQLRVDPEWFKKAVFYEVLVRAFNDSNGDGTGDLRGLAEKLDYLSWLGVDCLWLPPFYDSPLRDGGYDIRDFRAVLPEFGTVEDFVYVLDQAHRRGIRMITDLVMNHTSDTHMWFQESRRDPDGPYGDFYMWADDDTGYPEARIIFVDTEQSNWTWDPVRKQYYWHRFFSHQPDLNYDNPAVQEAMIDVLRFWLDLGIDGFRLDAVPYLFAREGTNCENLPETHEFLKRCRKVVDEEYPGRVLLAEANQWPSDVVAYFGEPDNGDECHMAFHFPLMPRIFMAVRRQSRFPISEILAQTPAIPSSAQWGIFLRNHDELTLEMVTDEERDYMYAEYAKDPRMKANIGIRRRLAPLLENDRNQLELFAALLLSLTGSPVLYYGDEIGMGDNIWLGDRDAVRTPMQWTPDRNAGFSRADPARMYLPVILDPTYGYEAVNVEQQMGSTNTLLHWTRRMIEVRKQHPAFGLGTFTELGSQNPSVLSYLRELAPSATSAEGPGKTADVILCVNNLSRFPQAVKLDLSPFAGRIPVELTGSVPFPSIGTEEYMITLPGHGFFWFALQPDPALQEPHEQEAAAHPSEAASAVQA; from the coding sequence TTGAGCAGCAACCTCGGTCACTCCGTGCCCCCCGAGGCACACGACGCCGAAGGCCACCTCCCGGAGCCCAGCGCGGAGGACTTCGCGCACGCCCGCCAGCTGCGCGTGGACCCCGAGTGGTTCAAGAAGGCGGTGTTCTACGAGGTCCTCGTGCGCGCCTTCAACGACTCCAACGGCGACGGCACCGGCGACCTGCGCGGCCTCGCGGAGAAGCTGGACTACCTGTCCTGGCTGGGGGTGGACTGCCTCTGGCTGCCCCCGTTCTACGACTCGCCCCTGCGCGACGGCGGCTACGACATCCGGGACTTCCGCGCGGTGCTGCCGGAGTTCGGCACCGTCGAGGACTTCGTCTACGTGCTGGACCAGGCGCACCGCCGCGGCATCCGGATGATCACCGACCTGGTCATGAACCACACCTCGGACACCCACATGTGGTTCCAGGAGTCCCGCCGCGACCCCGACGGGCCCTACGGCGACTTCTACATGTGGGCCGACGACGACACCGGCTACCCCGAGGCCCGGATCATCTTCGTCGACACCGAGCAGTCCAACTGGACCTGGGACCCGGTGCGCAAGCAGTACTACTGGCACCGCTTCTTCTCCCACCAGCCGGACCTGAACTACGACAACCCGGCCGTGCAGGAAGCGATGATCGACGTGCTCCGCTTCTGGCTGGACCTGGGCATCGACGGCTTCCGCCTGGACGCGGTGCCGTACCTGTTCGCCCGCGAGGGCACCAACTGCGAGAACCTGCCGGAGACCCACGAGTTCCTCAAGCGCTGCCGCAAGGTGGTGGACGAGGAGTACCCCGGCCGGGTGCTCCTGGCCGAGGCCAACCAGTGGCCGTCGGACGTGGTGGCGTACTTCGGCGAGCCGGACAACGGCGACGAGTGCCACATGGCGTTCCACTTCCCGCTGATGCCGCGCATCTTCATGGCGGTGCGTCGGCAGAGCCGCTTCCCCATCTCCGAGATCCTGGCCCAGACCCCAGCCATCCCGTCCTCCGCCCAGTGGGGCATCTTCCTGCGCAACCACGACGAGCTGACCCTGGAGATGGTCACCGACGAGGAGCGCGACTACATGTACGCGGAGTACGCCAAGGACCCGCGGATGAAGGCCAACATCGGCATCCGCCGCCGGCTGGCCCCGCTGCTGGAGAACGACCGCAACCAGCTCGAGCTGTTCGCGGCCCTGCTGCTGAGCCTCACCGGCTCGCCCGTCCTCTACTACGGCGACGAGATCGGCATGGGCGACAACATCTGGCTGGGTGACCGCGACGCGGTGCGCACTCCCATGCAGTGGACGCCGGACCGCAACGCCGGCTTCTCCCGGGCGGACCCGGCCCGGATGTACCTGCCGGTCATCCTCGACCCCACCTACGGCTACGAGGCGGTCAACGTCGAGCAGCAGATGGGCTCCACCAACACGCTGCTGCACTGGACTCGGCGGATGATCGAGGTGCGCAAGCAGCACCCCGCCTTCGGGCTGGGCACCTTCACCGAGCTGGGCAGCCAGAACCCGAGCGTGCTGTCGTACCTGCGCGAGCTGGCCCCCTCGGCCACCTCGGCGGAGGGACCGGGCAAGACCGCCGACGTGATCCTCTGCGTGAACAACCTCTCGCGCTTCCCCCAGGCCGTGAAGCTGGACCTGAGCCCGTTCGCCGGGCGCATCCCGGTCGAGCTCACCGGCTCGGTGCCCTTTCCCTCGATCGGCACGGAGGAGTACATGATCACGTTGCCTGGCCACGGGTTCTTCTGGTTCGCCCTGCAGCCCGACCCGGCCCTGCAGGAGCCGCACGAGCAGGAGGCCGCGGCGCACCCCTCCGAGGCCGCCAGCGCGGTGCAGGCCTGA
- a CDS encoding alpha-1,4-glucan--maltose-1-phosphate maltosyltransferase translates to MSGRLGIDDVAPVVACGRYPAKAVVGEVIPVAATVWREGHDAVAATVVWRGPGAGAAMQVAMTEGAEPDRFHALLRADSPGLWTFRVDAWSDPLSTWRHAVNAKVGVGQTAEELANDLEIGAQLLTEAARKVPKAGRARVVAAATALRADATVAERIAPAFSAEVTELLRVYPLRQLVTRGKVNQVWVDRPRALVGSWYELFPRSTGGVDADGKPVHGTFATAAEELPRIADMGFDVVYLPPIHPIGEVNRKGPNNTLTPGPEDVGSPWAIGSAEGGHDAIHPQLGTLADFDDFVARTTELGMEVALDLALQCAPDHPWATEHPEWFTVLPDGTIAFAENPPKKYQDIYPLNFDNDPQGLYVEVLRVVRHWMDHGVRIFRVDNPHTKPPNFWEWLIGEVKKTDPDVLFLAEAFTRPARLYGLAQLGFTQSYTYFTWRTAKWELEEFGREITDKADVARANLFVNTPDILHASLQHGGPGMFALRAVLAATLAPTWGMYSGYELYEGQAVREGSEEYLNSEKYELRPRDFAGALAHGQSLQPFVTTLNTIRRNHPALQQQRTLHFHAVDNDALIAYSKFDPVSGDCVLVVVSLNPFGTEEGTVSLDLPALGREWSDRFTVHDEVTGDYYQWGQANYVRLEPWRTVAHVLTLPHLSAEARTALAQRA, encoded by the coding sequence GTGAGTGGTCGGCTCGGGATCGACGACGTGGCCCCTGTGGTGGCCTGCGGTCGCTACCCCGCCAAGGCGGTGGTCGGCGAGGTCATCCCCGTCGCGGCCACCGTGTGGCGCGAGGGACACGATGCAGTGGCCGCGACGGTCGTCTGGCGCGGCCCCGGTGCGGGCGCTGCCATGCAGGTGGCGATGACCGAGGGCGCCGAGCCCGACCGGTTCCACGCGCTGCTGCGGGCGGACTCCCCCGGGCTGTGGACCTTCCGGGTGGACGCCTGGAGCGACCCGCTGAGCACCTGGCGGCACGCCGTCAACGCCAAGGTCGGCGTGGGCCAGACCGCCGAGGAGCTGGCGAACGACCTGGAGATCGGTGCGCAGCTGCTCACCGAGGCCGCCCGCAAGGTGCCCAAGGCCGGCCGCGCCCGGGTGGTGGCCGCCGCGACCGCGCTGCGGGCCGACGCCACGGTGGCCGAGCGGATCGCACCCGCCTTCTCCGCGGAGGTCACCGAGCTGCTCCGGGTGTACCCGCTGCGCCAGCTGGTCACCCGCGGCAAGGTCAACCAGGTGTGGGTGGACCGCCCGCGCGCCCTGGTCGGCTCCTGGTACGAGCTGTTCCCGCGCTCGACCGGTGGCGTGGACGCCGACGGCAAGCCCGTGCACGGCACCTTCGCCACCGCCGCCGAGGAGCTGCCGCGCATCGCCGACATGGGCTTCGACGTGGTGTACCTGCCGCCCATCCACCCAATCGGCGAGGTCAACCGCAAGGGCCCCAACAACACGCTCACCCCCGGGCCGGAGGACGTGGGCTCGCCGTGGGCCATCGGCTCCGCCGAGGGCGGCCACGACGCCATCCACCCCCAGCTGGGCACGCTCGCGGACTTCGACGACTTCGTCGCGCGCACCACCGAGCTGGGCATGGAGGTGGCCCTGGACCTGGCGCTGCAGTGCGCGCCGGACCACCCCTGGGCGACCGAGCACCCGGAGTGGTTCACGGTGCTGCCCGACGGCACCATCGCCTTCGCGGAGAACCCGCCCAAGAAGTACCAGGACATCTACCCGCTGAACTTCGACAACGACCCCCAGGGGCTCTACGTCGAGGTGCTGCGCGTGGTGCGGCACTGGATGGACCACGGGGTGCGCATCTTCCGGGTGGACAACCCGCACACCAAGCCGCCGAACTTCTGGGAGTGGCTCATCGGCGAGGTCAAGAAGACCGACCCCGACGTGCTCTTCCTGGCCGAGGCGTTCACCCGCCCGGCCCGGCTCTACGGCCTGGCCCAGCTCGGCTTCACCCAGAGCTACACCTACTTCACCTGGCGCACCGCGAAGTGGGAGCTGGAGGAGTTCGGCCGGGAGATCACCGACAAGGCCGACGTGGCCCGGGCCAACCTGTTCGTCAACACCCCGGACATCCTGCACGCGTCGCTGCAGCACGGCGGCCCGGGCATGTTCGCCCTCCGCGCGGTGCTGGCGGCGACCCTGGCCCCCACCTGGGGCATGTACTCCGGCTACGAGCTCTACGAGGGCCAGGCCGTGCGTGAGGGCAGCGAGGAGTACCTGAACTCGGAGAAGTACGAGCTGCGTCCCCGCGACTTCGCCGGCGCCCTGGCGCACGGGCAGTCGCTGCAGCCGTTCGTCACCACGCTGAACACGATCCGGCGCAACCACCCCGCCCTGCAGCAGCAGCGCACGCTGCACTTCCACGCGGTGGACAACGACGCCCTGATCGCCTACTCCAAGTTCGACCCGGTCAGTGGAGACTGTGTGCTGGTGGTCGTCAGCCTCAACCCCTTCGGCACCGAGGAGGGCACCGTGTCGCTGGACCTGCCCGCCCTGGGCCGGGAGTGGTCCGACCGCTTCACCGTGCACGACGAGGTGACCGGCGACTACTACCAGTGGGGCCAGGCCAACTACGTGCGGCTGGAGCCGTGGCGCACCGTCGCCCACGTGCTCACCCTGCCGCACCTGTCCGCCGAGGCCCGCACGGCGCTCGCCCAGCGGGCGTAG